The Candidatus Brocadiaceae bacterium genome window below encodes:
- a CDS encoding ADP-ribosylglycohydrolase family protein translates to MADTVEGLLAFAREEMRQLSDEGCDTWELERRADLIERDSAPDRLQRARSLCEALSRLAPPDGFPYEEPDDLAAIRARRPDGPRRIAVPLPDDILEDRTLGAWLGRAAGCMLGKPVEGWQRERILDLMAGIGLADLTDYLPDAAAGAGGRLVPEDQRPALRGNFDRALRDDDMDYTVVNLCILERNGRDFTPRHVAESWLRHLPYACTYTAERAAYANFVAGRWPPQSATHRNPCREWIGAQIRADAFGYACPARPEEAAGLAYKDACISHVKNGLYGAMWVAAMVASAFATDDPARVVRFGLSEIPARSRLSEAIGRVLRWRDDGLSAEQATDRILEEFGRYHRVHTINNAAIVAMALLWGEGDFSRAVSLAVMAGLDTDCNGATVGSVMGAMLGASAIPGHWTAPLNDRLDTIVAGQTDLTFTGLAARTRRVQQALRAEARASSQPSSSGGS, encoded by the coding sequence ACAGGCTCCAACGCGCACGCAGCCTCTGCGAGGCGCTCAGCCGCCTGGCGCCTCCGGACGGCTTCCCCTACGAGGAGCCGGACGACCTGGCCGCAATCCGCGCCCGCCGCCCGGACGGCCCCAGGCGCATCGCCGTGCCCCTGCCGGACGACATCCTGGAGGACCGGACCCTCGGCGCCTGGCTCGGCCGCGCCGCCGGCTGCATGCTCGGCAAGCCCGTTGAGGGCTGGCAGCGCGAGCGAATCCTGGACCTGATGGCCGGCATCGGTTTGGCCGACCTGACCGACTACCTGCCCGACGCCGCCGCCGGTGCGGGCGGCCGGCTCGTGCCCGAGGATCAGCGCCCGGCCCTGCGCGGCAACTTCGACCGCGCCCTCCGCGACGACGACATGGACTACACCGTCGTCAACCTCTGCATACTGGAGCGGAATGGCCGCGACTTCACGCCCCGCCACGTCGCCGAATCCTGGCTCCGCCACCTGCCCTATGCCTGCACCTACACGGCCGAACGGGCCGCCTACGCGAACTTCGTCGCCGGACGCTGGCCGCCCCAGAGCGCCACGCACCGCAACCCCTGCAGGGAGTGGATCGGCGCCCAGATCCGCGCCGACGCCTTCGGCTATGCCTGCCCCGCCCGGCCCGAAGAGGCCGCCGGCCTGGCGTACAAGGACGCGTGCATCAGCCACGTGAAGAACGGCCTCTACGGCGCCATGTGGGTGGCCGCCATGGTCGCCTCGGCGTTCGCCACCGACGACCCGGCCCGCGTCGTGCGCTTCGGCCTGTCCGAAATCCCCGCCCGCTCGCGCCTCAGCGAGGCCATCGGCCGCGTCCTTCGGTGGCGCGACGACGGCCTGAGCGCCGAACAGGCCACCGACCGCATCCTGGAGGAGTTCGGCCGCTATCACCGCGTGCACACGATCAACAACGCGGCCATCGTGGCGATGGCCCTGCTCTGGGGCGAGGGCGATTTCTCCCGCGCCGTGTCCCTGGCCGTCATGGCCGGGCTCGACACCGACTGCAACGGCGCGACCGTCGGCTCCGTCATGGGCGCCATGCTCGGCGCCTCGGCCATACCCGGGCACTGGACCGCGCCGCTGAACGACCGTCTGGACACCATCGTGGCCGGCCAGACCGACCTGACCTTCACAGGCCTGGCGGCCCGAACGCGCAGGGTGCAGCAGGCGCTCAGAGCGGAAGCCCGTGCCTCGTCACAGCCTTCGTCCTCGGGCGGCTCATGA